ttagtatactctattcttagaagttcatgatttgtactaccagctcttgggaaatgtataaggttaagataattagtcacttaaatttctttaataattgttattggaattggatagttgaaagttggcttacctagcgggttgagttaagtgtcatcacaactagttgaattttgggttgtgacaataacTCACCGAAACATgtcaattcaatccggaataatctcaaattttgcaggtaagtcCCAAATTACATAACGTGGCTATTCAAACActcggaatctcaatccgagtctgaAATCGACAAAGTCAAATTCAcagtcaaactttggaaatctttagcctttagatttttaGTTTCTGTTAAATGGAAATAATTTGAGCTAGGCACCTTCAAATTCGATTATGGGCACacacccaagtctcaaatcatgatacggacctaccagaactgtcaaaacattgatctaggtccattttctcaaaaggtggaccaaagtcaactcagttgagttttaaagctctatttcacatttaaatcaatttttcagataaaaactttccgaaaaatttatGAACTGCGTACACAAGTTGAGGAATATTGAAAGGTtctatttgaggttttagaacacaaaaataattattaaatttaaagatgaccaatcgggtcatcacaattactaagtatcaaatttgattggaatatttctcaagcggccatggactctttcattgaccttatgagtgaactaattgacccaaatatcaacttacctggtgatttctataaggcaaagagattgatttttaagttaggactttcgtcgatGAGAATTGAttattgtgaagatggttgcatgttatattataaagataatgtaaatttagaaagttgtaaattttatgaaaagcctcgtttcaagtgTCTTTCCAGCGGGAATGTGGTTGTTGtgaaggcgatgcattatttgcctcttatacctaggttaaagaggttatatgcgttgATGAGTTCTTACACATTATAATCTACCACCTATGTtatgtatgactagtccatatatatatttatgaccattatactagaggttgtctagaAGCACTAGGCGGCTTGTTCTTAGCGATCATGAATCattttatgcgatcgcgaagggcaaattttgagcttAGAAAAGTTGTGATTCACTATCgcaaagcattttccgcgattCCAAAAAGTAATTATCTGGGCAGAATGTTCAGGGGTTGAAAttggtcattttcttcatttcgttttggggTTTGAAGCtcgggttttgggcgattttggaggagatctTCAcaactttgacttgggtaagtgttctatatccgaaagtgattatacttcatgattctatggttatattcataatttatttttgaatttaatggaagaaattgggatttcacaaaatctttcaaaaatgaaaaagggagatttgaaggtcaagttgatgccgaaatttagtaaaatttatataattgaaCCCGTATCGgagtgggtgttcggatttcgcgaaaATTCTGTCAGGTTCTGAGATGCGGGCCCCGTATTGACTTttaggttgactttttaatgtgaaactttaagtcgacgttatattatccgaaattattttctatatattttaatgaagttgtgaaattaatttggcTAGATTTTAGCCGTCAGGAGGTCATTTCatgcaagaaggctattttgaaatatcgtcctaacttcaaaaaggtaagtatcttgcctaaccttgtgtggggaaattaccccttaggcattgagtcttatgtgaaaattgtgtgattgtaagtcgtgtacgtgaggtgacgagtaagtAGTTGGTTTATATGtccaaattatatcggttaaaattcgtagacacccatatcattaaattagaaattgttggcacttattaaatcctttatttgtcatgcctcattccttgtttgtcaagtttgtttttatatgataatttggagtgattgtcacttgacttttatgtggacTATGTGTTATGTTGAGTTGCCATTTCGTGGAAATAATTTCATTAAGTATATTTCATctgcaattaattaattaattaattaaatttgaaAAGAGGTATTAATATAATTACCAAGAATATGGATTAAAGATGGTGTTGTTCTTggtgagttacttttccatccttattgttgtttttaagattttatatacattgtgttgagccatgggctatatgTTGTGACGGTAATTTATTTTTTTGTACCTTTGGAAACGTTGTGGCCCATGagcaatttgtaaatacgagtttATTATGTTGTGTTGGTGTGATAATAGtatgtgtgaattgttgtgtgatttgggttactttTATGCGAagtataagggtggaatttcactgttgatattacgctagtataagggtgacatttcactgttgttatgtgtgttgggatattttatgggcggagcgataagggaagCTATTAAACAGAGCAATAAGGGAagttattataggagtgataaaggtggctataagagcgataagggtcactattaatattgtcagggcggagggataattgaggctattataggagtgataagggtggttataggagcgataagggtgatggctattgatattgtcagtgtgaagggataaaagaggctattataggaatgataagggtggctataagagagataaaaGTGGGTattatcagggatgatatgtgatgatgtggtgttattatgttgataatttttatgtgatgatgtggggttattgtgctGGTGATTTTCAGGTGATGttatgattttccttgtgtttatattcaatttatcttgttgttatgGTAAATTTGGTAATAGTGTGATCCATGTTGAAACTGTGAGCCTGTGACTATtgtcgggcggattatgttattggcacgtgaactgtccgtgcagttgtgatatgacgtgtgggcacgaggtgtcggggTTGTATAATGAttatgatattggcacatgaactGTCTATGCagtgtgatatgaaatgtgggcacgaggtgctgtgtgtaaatgatgattttattattggcatatgagttgtccgtgcagattttaTATATTGGTATTTTAGCATATGAGTTATCCGTGAGGTTGTGAAAAAtatattggcacgaggtgccgtgaaaatatgaaagtgggctaagACCCGTGTTTCGAAAATATGAatgtgggttgagacccgtgttttatgattatgagatgaggtatcacagaatgacttttatttgaaagatttatattcaaaagattttattttgaaagatttatattcgaaagatttatatttgtaaaacttatatttgaaggatgtatatttgagggacttgattaattggttgtacttgtgttacttatttgtttgagcaatatttatggtgttcttgtggCCTTGTTGTTCATATCCCTGATTGATTCTTGTTTCCATCATTGCTATTTGTTTCCCATTATTATCGTATATTACtgtattgcataggttatttgattagtgagtgtcttgactgtacctcgtcaccaCTCCACcaatgttagtcttgatacttactgaataCCGATTATggggtactcatactacacttctacacatttttgtgcagagccaggtattggggATATTGGACTTGAcaaagttagtgtgttgatcgcaaggattcaaggcagagctgcttggtcgtcgcagtcccttggagtctttcgattgtattgtattgttaattattattcgaacaatattgtatattcgatccctgatatcatttcatgtattcagctagagttcgtgacacggtattaccagtcttgggaggttgttataattgttTATGCTTTGATTtcaacacttgtattaaattctatttcaaaagaaaaaaaagtcttgaattgtaattataatcggcttacctagtcttagtgacTAAGTGCAATCAAGACGCCTGTGGtaaaattttgggtcgtaacaatcaaccaagcagaatttcaacttgcgtgctaatttaatgtggactattaatgattttcctgcgtatggaatgttttCCGAGTGGATGACTGATGGAAAGCTAGCTaatccttactgcatggaaaatagtaaagtgttcactttgaaacatgcccgaaagcaatcatggtttgattgtcactgTCAGTTCTTGCCTGACGATCAtgagttttgaaggatgaaaaatgcattcaaaaagaataaactGGAATATGATTCGCCACATCTAATACTTTCGGGTtggaaaatttgggagagggttcagGACTTCAGTAAAGTTACCGAGGCTCCACCTTCTAGATTCCCaggatatggtgttactcataattgGATGAAAtaaagtatattttgggagttgccttattgaaaggataatcttctccgacacaacttTGATGCCCTgtatattgagaagaattattttgacaatttgttcaaccctgtgatggatgttaaaggtaagacaaaaggtaacccgaaggctagaatagACATTTACTTTGGAGGAAAGATGACAAATTAGTGATTGGATTATGAAATTGAAGATGCATGAGGGTTATGTGTCGAATCTGGGGGAAaggtagatatggaggtagggaagttgagacatttgaaaagtcatgactgtaatgttttcatggagaccttagtgcctattgcattttgttgTTTTCCTGAAAGAATcaggaaacccatcacagagatttgttttattttcaaagacttgtgttctaccaccttaagggaagaaaacctacttctgATGGATCAGATCATTCATGTAACTTCCaataagatggaaaaaatatttccatgtggtttatttgatgtgatggaacacttTCCAATTCACATTGTACaggaggcacgacttggagggcatgTTCAATGCAGAAGGATgcatccctttgagaggtaatattataagtttgatgtaatattatattttatttgaatgttcttggctaacatgacattATATAGGACAATTGGAAAATgtaaacaatttgttaagcagaggaatatgattgaaggatctatatgcgaagcctatcttgcaaaggaaactgcatatttttgttcttattattttgagagtaatgtgccatgttctaggaatatgcccaataggcacactgtcgaatgtgtgaatgatccattatatccaccaatgtccatctTCAATCAACCATGctgatgttctaaggatgttagaaatagaagtttgagtgatatggagtacaaatcAGCTACAATGCATGTGTCGCTAAATTGTCCTGAAGTTCAACCATTTattaagtaagtattgatttattagtaatCAAAATGTAAACTTTACAGTGATTACATATTGATACAACTACTAAAATGTTTTTATGtatcacagtcacttcgtgggtcaatttggccatgatgctgtatataggagttttgatacgtggttcaaaccgTTTGtaagttaatatatatatatatatatatatatatatatatcggttaTGCTAACTTATGAGTTTTATTAACAATATGTAGGagaataatccaaataatggtgtaaatctgtcacgacccaaaaccccaacatgtcgtgatggcgcctatgtTGATACTAGGCAAGTCTATAATATCCATGATCCACAATTGCtttcaagtttgaaaatataatatttaaatacaatacaaaattccacaaatactaatacgaacactccccaaaacctggtgtcactgagtacatgagcatctaatatgaatacaagtctggaaaatatggagatacagaaggagagacaaggtcttcTGAACAAGACagttacctcaaaatctcctgaaattcAACTGCGCAAAaagatcaacacccgctatgttcgggaacacctggatctgcacacgaagtgcatggtgtagtatgagtacaaccaactcagcaagtaacaataataactaaggaactgaagatagtgatgagTTTCACagtatagttcactttcagtaattccgaCAAAGAATAACCATATtttcaaatccaacagtttaagtcaaatcaatttatacaattcaaggtcatgtaatccggatataaaatctttcagagaatttcacaataatgacaaatagcaactaagttcaacaacaaatgaaaagcaggTACAACCTCTTAGAGCAacactcaaccactcggctctcagccctcaacactcacactcaatgggtacccgcgctcactaggggtgtacagactccagaggggctcctacaacccaagcgccataatctgcacggacaactcacatgctataatatcctgcatggacaactcacgtaccaaaatatccttacctcactaacaggccctcagccttactcagtccttcacctctctagtctctcgggctcttagaaatcacaaagatcagcccaaacaaagatcacatagtgcatcaacaaatataaACAAACACTGAGGTATGATATGCTAGTAAAATTATGACTGAAcacaagatagcaattagcaaataattcaacaagtgtGTGatctctatgggtcccaacaatactatcatATAACCTGAGCATGATTTCTAAcctgatttatagtcaaatttcttgaacacatagagagcatatagctaacaacaaattattcaactttacagtttcacgggacgggccaagtcacaatcccctcagtgcacgctcacatgcccatcacctagcatgtgcgtcacctctaaaataatcacatgacaaaaattcggggtttcataccataTTTATAACTGTttcttacctcaaaccgtgtaattctttattctactatgccctttccacgagaattAGTCTCCGAAAGTCtcatatctagccacaattaattctattcagtcaataccaattattataattaattccataacgagatactaatttttccaataaaattcgaaattaactcaaaaatcgcctgtggggtcCACGTATTGGAACCTCACAAAAGTTATTGAATATGAacactcatccaaccacgagtttACCTatatcaattttacaaaaatccgacgtcaactcaaccctcaaatctacaaatcttatttctaagttccaatctccgatttacacctcaaatcacataatctagttggattattcaatgataattcaatattatggagtagaaatgatcacaagggatttacctcaagttttccttgacaATCTactaaaaatcgcctctcctcaagctccaatttgtcaaaaatggtgaatgggacgaagtccctgtttttataattctacccagacagcctcggttctgcctcgatcttggccttcgatccaGGTCCTAGATCATAGGCCTCAATACTGGGACTTGATCGTGGCTTCTATCCTGGTCCttgaccctggccttcgatcatgtcttcaaTCCTAGTCTCCGACCCTGCTCTCAATCGTGgccttcgaccctgggctcgatcatggcttcgaccCTGGTCTCCGACCCTATTttcaatcgtggccctcgaccttgggctcgatcatggcttcgatcgtatCCCTCGACCATGggctcgatcatggacctcgaccCTCGGCTcaatctgggctcgatttctggaaGATTCTGGGTTCGATTCTGGGAGACGCAAATTGCAGcaaaaggaaattgcagcaactaTTGTTGTCCActctttgatccgttaaccatctgaaactcacccgaggccctcaagacctcaaccaaatatactaacaagtcctaaaacatcgtacaaatttagtcgagtcttcaaatcacatccaacaccACTAAAAACATCAATCAAACaaaaattcaagcctaatgaacttcgaaactttccatttctacaaacaatgccgaaacctattaaatcccgtctgattgacctcatatttttcacaaaagtcataaatgatataacggaggtaCTCAACTTTTTAGAAtcatatttcgaccccgatatcaaaaagtcaactccccggtcaaactttccaaaaattcaactttcggcatttcaagactGATTCCACTACGAATCTCCAAAAAATAttacggacatgctcctaagcccaaaatcatcatacaaagctattggaatcataaaaattcaaatctgaggtcgtttacacataggtccatattcggtccatttttctaaattaaattttcaattttgagactaagtgtctcatttcattctgaattccttctggacccgaaccaactaacctggtaagttATAAAACAACTATATAgcataaattgaacagtaaatgggggaacaaggttataacactcaaaacgaccggcgaagtcgttacattctccccctcttaaacaaaagtacgttctcgaacgggtttagaacaatacctggagtctcaaataagtgtggatatttgctctgcatctcctgctcaatctcccaagtaacTTCTCCAGTTGGCTGGTCTctctattgaaccttcactgatgctatgctctttAACCTCAACTTgcgaacctgtcggtctaaaatagccatcggctccacatcgtAAGTCAAATTATTGCccagttgtactgtactgaaatccagaatatgagacggatccctgacatacttttggagcatggatacatggaatactagatgaacacctgatagactgggtggcaaagcaagtttatAAGCcatctctctaattttcttaagtatctcaaaaggcccaatataccgagggctcaactttcctttCTTCCCTAACCTCAAcacatccttcatgggtgaaatattgagcagaaccttctccccaaccatgttagcaatatcacggaccttcctatcggcataactcttctgtctagactgcgttatgcgaagccgctcctaaatcacTTTAacattctccaaagcatcctgaaccaagtcagtacccaatagcttagactcacccggctcaaaccaaccaaccggagatcgGCACCATCTCCTATATAATGCCTCACACAGAGCCATCTGtatactcgactggtagttgctattgtaagcaaactccgcaagtggcagaaatttatcccaagaacctccaaaatcaatgacacaagcgcgcatcatatcctccaatatttgaatagtgcgctcagactgtccgtatGTCtatgggtgaaatgttgtactcaactgaacctgtgtgcccaattctcgctgcactgctctccaaaattgtaCTGTAAACTGGGTGCCCCGAtccgaaatgatggacactggcacaccatgtaggcagacaatctcacggatataaatcttagccaattgctccgaagaataattagtaccaactggaataaaatgcacggatttggtcaactgatccacaatcacccaaaccacatcaaacttcctcaatgttcgaggaagcccaactacgaagtccatggtaatgtgttcccatttccactccggaatttcaagtctcagAAGTAATCctcccagtctctgatgctcgtactttacctgttgataatttaaacaccgagctacaaacccaactatatctttcttcattcgcctccaccaataatgctgcctcaaatcctgatacatcttcgcgacacctggatgGATGGAGtgccgcgaactgtgagcttcctggagaatcaactcacgcaaaccatctacattaggtacacatagcctaccctgcatccgtaacataCCGTCATctgcaatagtgacttccttggcatcgccatgCTGAATCATGTCcgtaaggacaagcagatgtggatcatcatactggcactctctgatgcggtcatataaagaagaccgagaaaccacacaagccaaaacttgattcagctcagaaacatccaatctaacaaactggttggccaaagcttggacatccaatgctaaaggcctatctgctaccggtaaatatgataagctgcccaaactttccaccttacgactcaaggcatcggccactacattggcctttccaggatgatagagaatggtgatatcataatccttaagcaaatctaaccatctccgttgctgcaaattaagatccttatgtttaaacagatgttgtagactccgatggtctatatatacctcacactagacactgtacaagtaatgccgccaaattttcaagtcatgaacaagagatgctaactcaagatcgtggactggataattcttctcatgtacctttaactgtctggatgcataggcaatcaccctaccatcttgcatcagcactgcgccaagactaatacgcgatgcatcataatacatagtataagaatctaaacctgtaggcaacaccaatactggagttgtagtcaaagttgtcatgagcttctgaaaactttcttcacattcatccgaccacctgaacggagcacctttctgggtcaatttagtcataggtgatgcaatagattagaaaccctccacgaaacgacgataataaccagccaagccgagataactccgaatctcagtaactgaggagggtctgggccaattctgaactgcctctaatttctttggatccaccttaattccttcactcgacacaatatgtcccaagaatgccactcaactaagccagaactcgcacttagagaatttagcataaagtctctcctctctcagtctctgtaatacaatacccaagggttgtgcatgctcctcctggctacgtgagtacaccagaagatcatcaataaataccactacaaataa
This sequence is a window from Nicotiana tomentosiformis chromosome 5, ASM39032v3, whole genome shotgun sequence. Protein-coding genes within it:
- the LOC138893092 gene encoding uncharacterized protein, giving the protein MVGEKVLLNISPMKDVLRLGKKGKLSPRYIGPFEILKKIREMAYKLALPPSLSGVHLVFHVSMLQKYVRDPSHILDFSTVQLGNNLTYDVEPMAILDRQVRKLRLKSIASVKVQ